In Lolium rigidum isolate FL_2022 chromosome 7, APGP_CSIRO_Lrig_0.1, whole genome shotgun sequence, the DNA window CATGTTCTTTGTCCATTATCACAATTATTTTGAGCTTTCTaacattattattttattttgactTTTATGTATTATACGTTTGTGAGTTTTTTTGTATATAATTGGCTTCGTGTGCGTGCAGCAGTTATTCCTTGTAGTTTCTAGTTAATACAAATTTAATTGAAAAATCAACAAGAATACCTTCAAACTGAATGTAAAGGAATATTACTGCTGGATCATATTATTTTCTCAGTCATTTTTTCCTTTGTGTTCAAATGTTGTTCTGATTGTTTATTTTGCACCAGCCATGCAAAGGAATATTACTTTTTGGTCCACCTGGTACGGGGAAGACCATGCTTGCTAAAGCTGTTGCAACAGAGGCTGGTGCTAACTTCATCAACATATCAATGTCAAGCATTGCCTCTAAGGTTTTCCCATAACAGATACTCATCCAGATTGCTCTCTTTGTAGTACAATATTTTCTTACGTGTAACTGTAACAGTGGTTTGGCGAGGGAGAAAAATATGTGAAAGCTGTGTTCTCACTTGCAAGCAAAATTGCACCTAGTGTCATTTTTGTGGATGAGGTCAGTTAAAATTCTCCATCGTTGCTGATGATATGATTATGATTCAACAAGCTAGCATAACAATAGTTTGGCTTACCTTGGAGCCCCCCTGTCCCTGTTTGTAGGTTGATGGCATGCTGGGTAGACGTGAGAACCCTGGGGAACATGAAGCTATGCGTAAGATGAAAAATGAATTTATGGTGAACTGGGATGGTCTGAGAACAAAAGCTAAAGAACGTGTATTAGTACTTGCTGCGACAAATAGGCCATTTGATCTTGATGAGGCTGTTATTAGGAGGCTCCCAAGGAGGTAAGGGTTATACATCTTGAAGGTCTATATTTCCACAAATAAATGCAAATGGTGGCACTGGCATTGCCGACAAGTCAATAACTCGTCGGAAACTATTGTTCAGATTGATGGTGAATTTACCAGATGCAACCAATAGGAAAAAGATTCTTAGCGTAATACTATCCAAAGAAGAGTTGGCAGATGATGTAGATCTGGAGGCACTGGCCAACTTGACTGAGGGGTATTCAGGCAGTGATCTGAAGGTATTTTATGTTTATGTTGAGGTGTTTGTTTCCTATTTTATGTCCTTTTAACAGATGCCTTTTCATATTCTTTTTGTTGACAACTTTATTTTTCCCCTAGAATCTGTGTGTTACTGCTGCACATCGTCCCATAAGGGAAATCCTTGAAAAAGAGAAGAAGGTTAGTTTCAATGCTTTATTTCTTGTACTAATTCTGTATGTGCTCTGTGTCAAGTCACTGATTTATCATTTTGTGTCTACTTGCAGGAGAGATCCTTAGCAGAAGCAGAAAATAAACCCTTGCCTCCTAAGTATTCTAGCAGTGATGTCCGTTCCCTAAATTTGAGTGATTTTAAGCATGCGCATGAGCAGGTAATATTGCTGCTGTTTAATCTATTTCTTACCCTGTCCAAACAAGGAAAAGAAGGGAGAAAAATAAACTGTATGCAAACCAGACTTTATTAAATGAATAGATTTCATGCCATATTGCCTCTGAAACTGGTCCATCTTCAAGTGTATATAGCAACTGCTGACTACAGTTTCTGAGGGCTTAGTTTCAAGATATGAGAGTAACGAAATACCAGTATTGATTTGTTATGGGTTAGCATTAGATAAACACACTTTCTTCTTTTAGGGCACATGAATATATATTCGGGCAAACATTATCATTTGATGTTTTCTTTATCTCTGAGTTCATAAACTTGTGATGCTAACATAACTTGCCTCGTGTGTAGGTATGTGCAAGTATATCATCCGATTCAACAAATATGAATGAGCTTATTCAGTGGAACGATCTCTATGGCGAAGGCGGATCTAGGAAGAAGACACCTCTAAGCTACTTCATGTAGGTTATGAGTAGCCTGTGTACATACAACAGAAGTATTAGCATGAAGCGACCAAGATAGACAACAAATAGCTCTTGTCGTCTTTGGTTGATAGGCAATTGTCGAGTTTATTAGTTTCAATCTTTATTGATGCCAAATGGAAGTTCCAACAAAATAATGTAGGGCCGATTGGTCCCATCCTTCTCCCCATCCATACCTTGAGTGTCAAACCTGTATGTAGCCTTAACCTCAGCATCAGAACAGTTCGGTTAATTTTGTGATTGCAGTCAGAGTCGGTGCAAACTCATTTAATCAACACATGGATGTTTTATATTCGTGTCCAGGGCCGTGTGCATCTTTTTGTTCTCATTTGGTTTGCGCGTTATATAGGTTGGGAGATAGGGAGTTCCCACTTTTTAATTTCTGCCACTGTTAGGAGTATTGAATCTGAATCTGCTGCAAAACTACTAGTACTTTATTTCTACTGCATGgcgacttttttttttgagctgtACTGCATGGCGACTTGACGAAAAGCAAATTGGCAGCCCACCCTGAACAGGTCAGCGACGTTCTCATGCTGCTGTTACGGGAAATGCGTTTGTACCATGAACTCTTTTGCTGGTTGGCTTTGCGTTACAGGCTCTGGGCTTACGATCGGAGGCACAGGCACGCAAGATGCTTCTGACCCTTCACATGTCTTCAGGATGATGACAATGTACACATTCTGATGCAATGCTCGCGGGAGAAATGTGGTTTAAATGTCTCAGAGCGGCAGGTTTACAGTTACCATTGCCTCAGACTGACAGCATCCCTTAACTTTGGTGGTCAGAAACGAGGCGAAGAGTGTTGAATGCTGATAAAACGAGGTACGGTCTCACTTTGGCTTGGTTGCTGTGGAAACAGCGAAATGCGCGTGTTTTTGCCAACTTGAACCAACAGTGCTTTATTGATCAGCTAGTAAGCAAGATCTTTGAGGAGCTTAAGCTTTGGGAATCGGCGAGAGTTGGAGAGAGCACAGATACTGCGAGAGTAGGCTAGTGTTGTTAGGAGTAGTGTGTGTGGTGTTTACTGTGTCCGATTGCTAGTGATTTGGCTATCAGTCTCTTGctctcttctataaagataaggtatGCTATTGGCGTGAAGAGAGTTTCTACCACAAACTCTAGGATCCACTGTGTTCCGCATGGTAGAAAATCCACCATTATCAAACAGCCCTACTATCAGAGATCCAAACAACTCGTTCTTGAGGGTTCCTCTCGCCATGTTGCTCCAGTTCTCCCATCTCTTTTATGATTTAGAATTTTGAAACCGTGGAGAACGATCCTACCATTGAACTACGCGTAAATAAAGTTAACCTGGTTGGATGGTTATGAGGACGATGACATCTACAGTCAAGTGACATCATACTCAATTTTGATGCTTTCGTGTCTTATAAAGCCTATTTTTAAGTAGGAGGCGACGCTTCCATCGGTAGCGAGACAATCTCGCCGGACCAGTCTATCAGTCACTTAGAGGTACTTATAAGGGTAAGGTGTAAGCAGGGACGGAGCTAGAGGGTGCCAGCTAGGGCCATGGCCCCCCTATGCTGCAAAATTTTTCTGAAAGAGCACCTAAAATACATGTGCATTGGTCCCTAAAATTTGTAAATATTACCTGTGCAACCCCCTCCAAGTAATCTTGTGTACTATTGCCCCCCTCCAAATAATTTTTCTGGCCCTATCCCTGGGTGTAAGCATGACGTTTTACAAAAGTTAGGTTAATTGATCATGTTTGTTAAACCTCCTTTGCTGGCCTAAGTGGTGAACCTTTCCACCGTGGCATCAAAATTAATCTTAAACCATGTGCCATCTGTTATGCGTAGCTACACACTACGGACTCGTGCAGTTACGATAACTCGCACGAAGAAAGTTTTTCTTTTCTGTCTTCACATGGTGTGATTCATTAGGCCGTAGACGAGCACCAGCCCCATGATGAGCGAGTGGTCCACGTCGGGCTCCACCACCAGGGCGAGCACGTCCTCCCCCAGCGCCACCCCGCCCGCCGTCACCTTCCTCTTCACCTCCGCGACCACCAGCCCGGTGCCGGCGTCGACGATCCTGCAGCACGCCCGCTTCCCGGCGCGGCACCCGCCGTCGTCATCGATCCTGTACCGCATGGCGCGGCCGGCGTCGCTCTCGAACTcgcacggcgacgacgacgggcgGCGGCTCCGTTGGAAgcacggccgcgccaccttgaACCACGCCCTCTGGTCCTGCTTCCGGCCGCTCCACTTGAACCCTTCCCACTTGCCGAACGCGAGCTTCTGCACCCACGATCAAATTACGCCATGATCAGTTTGCATGAACAAAAGAAATTAAACATGAGCCTACAGAAACTTTTAGCTTCATTTTCTTAAGATTACTAATAATGGAAGAGAGATGCATTTAGCGCTGGGCCACGCACCTTTTTGAGTATGTTCACGACGATGTTGCCGCGGAGGTCCATGAGGCAGATGTTGTCTCTGCACCTGGAGTCGTAGTTGTCGACGCGGTAGACGATTAGGCCGTCGGAGTCGTACACGGTGCAGCCCCGCCCGTTGAGGACCAGCGACTTCAGCCACAGGGTGAACACCTTCCTCTTCTCGCTCCTGCACAcggccgccggcgacgacgagcatACCAACGGTGAAGAGTGAACCCTCGCCATCTGATCTGAATCAACTTCTAGCTATAGCTGTCTCCACACTACTATGCCTGCTCTCTGTAAATGGGCTATGGATGTATAATTGCGTGATCTGGTTAAGCTAGGGCTTGGTGGCGTGTGCTAATATAGAGAGAGAGGATGGAGAAGAAAAGTGCGAAGTACAAAAAGTACAAAGTGCAGGCTGACGTGGTTGCTTCTTCGTCTAAACTATATGGAACGGAGGTGGACAAATCGGGATGATGCTCTTTTGGGGGCTACTACTAGTAGTTAATCAGGCACAATTATGCCATGCTTATCAAGTTGGGGCGGCAATTAGGTGGTAGTCAATGCATGTTCAAGTTCGTGAGCTCCCTGCAGTTTGTTATATGAGGATGATGGGCGGAGAAAGTGACAATGCTATTAACATATCTAAATATGGGGTCATGTGCGATGCTGAGGTTAGAAGAGTGTCGCCATTAGTTACCTATAAAGAAAATTAGGGGCGGTGCCCAGAGCAAGGACATGCATGTGACGTTAGTGCCATAAACTTTCAGGGATTAGCGTGTCAAATTTGGAGAACGAAAGGGTTTTTTAGATGGGGGTTTAGGCGTTTAGCCTTCAGCCACCTGCTAAATACCTGGCTTGCATTCTTCTACATGACGATGCCTCCATGATTCACATGTTCAAATGGTATGACAATAAGGATGCAAGGGCGTAATATACTTTTACTAGTGCCTAGGTATATCATGTCACTTCTGTTAAATAAAAAGATATATCATGTCACCGAGACTAGGAACCATGAATGTTGCTCCTTTCTCCTTCGATCGATGTTTTCTCCTTCGATGCTTAATTTCAATACGTTACCAACAAGAGTAAGGATTTAAAGCCTTGCTTTGAAGATTTATGTTTCCCACGAAGCTACCAGTCATCCACAGAAATCGCCCCACCGCCAACCAACCAGTTTTGGTTGAGATTCGTGATCCTCACCAAAGTCTCAATCATGGACCATATATACCCTACTAATTTTGTAGTGATAATGGACAATGATATGAGTCGAAGTTTCTGACATAGGAGGCAAGGCATATAATTTGGCCATCCAAATTCTATAATTTGACCCTCTCTCCCCGCTTCTTTTTGTGCTCGCCATTGACCCGCTCACTCACATTCTTGACCGAGCCACCACTCTCGGTTTGCTTCACAAGCTTAGGGGTCGGGGCTCCATTCTTCGCACCTCTCTTTATGCGGACGACGCGGCAATTTTTGTGGCCCCTATCCGTTGAGAGCTTTGGAGATGTCACCGGTCTCCGTACAAACTTCAATAAGAGCACCGTCGTTCCTATCCGTTGTGGTGGGACAAATCTTGATGACATTCTTCATGGCATTCCGGCCTTGCGGTCCAATTTTCCCTTGAAGTACCTTGGGCTGCCGCTATCAGTGAGGCAACTCAAGCGGGTGGACTTCCAACCTCTTGAAGACAAATGCGCCGGGAAAATTCCCTCTTGGAATGGCAATCTTGTCACTACGGCGGGACGCACCGCTCTTGTCCGTTCGGTCATATCTTCACAAGCCACCTACTACCTTACTCCCCTCGTCGTGCCGCCGGCCACGCTTAAGTTCATCAACAAGATGGAGCGGGCCTTCCTTTGGTCGGCCTCTACCACCACTACCGGTGCTAAATGCAAAGTTAATTGGGAAACGGTTTGTCGCCCAAGAAAACTAGGGGGCCTTGGAGTCATTCACTTGGATAAGTTTGCCACGGCCCTTCGGCTACGTTGGCCTTGGCTTGAGTGGACCGACAACACCAAGATTTGGAGGGGTGCCGCAAACCCTTGTACCAAAGACGACATGGACATCTTCTATGCCGCCACCTCCATCACCCTTGGCAACGGGCGTAAGACCCCCTTTTGGGCTGCTCCTTGGCTTGGAGGTCGGAAGCCTATTGATGTCGCCCCTCTTATCTACAACATCTCCAAGAGAAAAAGTTGGAAGGTTTGCGATGCTCTCAATGGGAATGCTTGGGTGCACAAGATCACCTTGGATGAAGACTTCTCTTTGGACCACCTTCTCCAATTTGTCGAGCTTTGGTCCTTACTCCTTCATGTGCACCTTGATGACCAAGTGGAGGACTCCATCTCTTGGAACCTCACGGCGAACGGGCAATATTCGGCTAAGTCCGCTTATGAGGTGCAATTCCTTGGTTCCACCCTCTCCTTCATGCATAAGACGGTGTGGAAGGTTTGGGCCACCCCGAAAGCGAAGTTCTTTGCATGGCTTTTTCTCCAAAACCGGATATGGACCGCCGACCGGCTTCAAAAAAGGGGTTGGCCAAATTGTGGCGTGTGCCCCCTTTGCAAGCAATCTTTGGAGTCGGTGCATCATCTGTTTGTGGAGTGCCGGTTCACCGCTCGGCTTTGGATCTCGATAAGGACGTGGCTTGGCATCACCGGCATTCAACCATCGCAATGGGTGGGCCTCTCGGTCAAGCAATGGTGGTCTTCCATTACTAGCGGTGCGACGCCTAACCGCAAAGCCGTTGCATCCCTCACACTTCTTGTTACTTGGGAAATTTGGAATGAGCGGAATGCACGCGTTTTCCGCAACAAGCATACCCCCTTTTTTGTGTTGTTAGATAAGATTAAGAAAGAAGCCCGCTTGTGGGTGTTGGCGGGTGCTAAACGCTTGGGTGAAATTATGCCGGGAGAGTGAGGTCTTCCCTCCTTGGTTCGTTTTTGTATGGGCTATCTTGCCCAAACACTCTCTCTTAATTAATggattggggcaaagcttttgcccccgtttcaaaaaaaaaaaaaaaaaaaatcgtgggGCGACATATCATTCCTAGTTTGCCTTGCATTTGTCTCTAGTTACACGCTCTGAACCTGCCCACAGGACCGCGCCTCTCACATCTTTTTAGCACTCTTCATAACACCACTAGCCAGGGAGCAACAAGCAGGATGGGCAAGGGGTGGTATACTGGTATACCGCTGAGAAGAGCATTGGCCATTGGTTTCACCAAGGTCCTCCTTCCGGAAGGGTAAGTTGCTTTTCTATTCGTAGACAAGCACTGAAACCATCAGCCAGGCCAACCATTTCAGCATAAGACAAGTGCCCTAGCTCATGACGGCCTTACATAAATTATCCTTGAACTGCGGTTGTTTACCAAGCTTTTAACAGGAGCATCCAAAAGAAACTTGGACTGGAGGAGTTGACAGTGATATGTATATAACGGCCCTTCGTAGTTCATAGGATCGGACTAGATCAGTAGCAAGAAAAGTGCCTTTGGTTTCGAAATTAGATTGGAACTGCGGATGATGACGGTACGAAGCAACGATACTTAAAAAGGCAATAATGTGCTTGGCATATAAGTACAGCTTAAGACTTAAGAAGGCAGCAGATCAGTGCTGGAGGTCTAGTCAGCTGTAGCAGGCGGGACGCAGCGCTCGTTCTGGTCGTCACCAAAGCGAAAAAGCGCACACATGCCTCCAAAAAGGAACTGATTTTTCCATCCACCTGATGCTAATGGCTGCTGATGCAGGCGTACTTGTATAGTTTTAATCCGCATAGTAGGTCGAGGTCCGTGATGCAAGCCCATTCGTTCATTCCGGAGTTGCAGATAGGCAGAGAGTTGAAGAGTGTGTATGTGTCGATTGTTAAGCACCGCCTCGTGTACTGACTACTGATCTCATTGTTTTTATATGTAGAAGATATTGCAGCCGGCTTAATGTAATAATAATAGTACAGGTGGATGATCCGTATGCTATTTGGGGGATTTGTTCTTCTATTAGGGGTCTAATAGTAGTATTTACTTGCCAACTCCATTTAATCATCCTTCGCtgggatttgttttttttttgtatgtgCTTATCTTTTTATCAGTCGTACTTCTGTGGCTGTCCCACATCTTCTTATTATTTGTGTCCATGTTTGTATCCTTTGAGCCCAGGCACATAGGTAGCGACAAGGGGTCTTGTTTGTTCTTTGAGTAGGCATAAAAAGATCGGATAAACTACTAATACTATGCCAACTCAGATCATGATCTTAACCTAATTGGGTTTAGCTCTCTTGCAAAGAAGGGGGGTTGCAAAATGAGAACCATGAATAGTGGATTTGAACCGGTAGCCCTCGTATTAAAAATGTGTTGCTCTAACCTATGGGGCTTAGTGGGTTTGCGTAGCAGAAGTAGTGTAAAAGATAGAAATACGTAAAATATAGGACACTTGTAAGTTGCATATCTTAGTTATAAACCTTAACATAACTAGTTTGAAATTGAAGTTCCACTCATAAAATAACTTAACAAAGATAAAGATATATTGAAATGCTTGGCAACAAGATGGCATGCTTAGACAAAATTATAGAATTTAATTTTTTCTTTGCATTTCTATAATTCGCAATTGTTTTTCTCAATGGGGTAGAATATAATCGGTTCCATTTTATGTGACTAGATTTGATCTAGATACGGTTTTATATAGCTTGGATGAATGAACTAGTGCATAGGAAATAATATTTCTAAATCGCCTGGCaataaattattttaaaattaATAAACTAGTAGGAAATTAAGTTGCCAAACATACAACTACTCAATTTTCGTTGGATAAATAATCAATGCTCGGGCTCTAAGTTGATCTACAAATAGAGATCAACTTAGAACAATACCAGAAGTTGTAAATTCCTTCAACATCAACAACTTCTGGTATTGTTCCAAGCACGTCACAAGGTGGGTAGAGTTGAGTTAATCTATTCAAGTTCTGATCGATCAAAAACATGTGCTCGCACTGTCCTTACATGTCATTGGTTTCCAGATGAGTCTGCTGAATGCTTGCTTCAAATTTGATAGGTATTGATTTTAATTGCTTCTAGAACCTCTGCCGGTATAAATAAAATGGTAAGTCACACAGTTGAATCTTCCTGTCCAAACTTAGCATAGTATTCATTCAAAACAGATTATCTATAGCCGAAAAGCCACTTCATTTGAAGAATTGTGAGTTAATAACATTGTCTTATTAGAGATTTAATTTTTTAGCAACAAACTGAGGATGATAGATTGATTAAAGAGAGAGGATGCAATAGAACAAAGAAACCTCAACAAATAAGATTATTATTTTTTCTTCTGGAATAGACAAAAGGTGTTGAACACGTTAAATAATATTATGGCCCACACCCATGTGGGAGCTGACCTATATAAGGATGGAGCTGGAGGAGAGCAAAATCTAACACAACAGAACACCTAGCTGCCAGAGCTTAAGATGAAGGTGAGCCTCTCTTGTATCAACATGGTGGCAGAGCTGCGGGAAGGAGTGGTGGCGTGAAGGCTGTTGAGGGCAGCGGAGCTGCGGCTGCTGCAgctggtggtggcggaggaagggGCTGCTATTGAGGAAGTTGTTGTTGTGTGTGGCTACTCGGGAAGGGAAGAAAATGGCAGGTGCAAAGAGACTAGTTAAGGCTCCGGAAAATCTCATGTTTGTTCCTCATCTCCAAGGAAGATGGATCGACATTGCGGGCCATCGTTCCTCAAGGGGAAGTGGTCCAGAAGCTTGTGTTGTTGCTAACTGACCTCAAACTTGAGGGTGCTATAACCTATTTGAGTTGGTCTCGAATGGCAATGTTGGTTGTGGAGTAAAAGGATCTTGATGGGTACTTGTTGGGTACTCTTGGAGAACCAGAAGATAAGACTAGTGCGGAGAGAAAGAAGTGGAATACCATCAAATCCTTGCTGATTGGGTGGTTGTTGTACTCAGTGGTGCCCTCTCTTGGACGCTCTATAGAGGGCATGTCCACTGCTATTGAGATATGGAAATCCCAGACCACCCAATACCCTGGCAAGGGTAATGTAAGGCTCATTGCTCAGAGTGATAGGAAGATTCATCGTTTGCGCCAAGATGACAAATCAGTGATGGCAGATGCGGTCGAGCTGCAGGTAGACATGACAAATCAGCGATGGATGCCATCAGTGATGACAAATCAGTTGCAAAATGAGAACCATGAAAACCGGATTTGAACCGACAACCCTCGTATTAAAAATGTGATGCTCTAACCTATGAGGCTTAGTGGTTTTGCTTAACAGAACTAGTGTAATAGATAGAAATACGTAAAATATAGGACACTTGTAAGTTGCATATCTTAGTTATAAATCTTAACTATTAATTAGTTTAAAAATACCCGCAAAAAAACTATTTTAAAATTGAAGTTTCAATTATATAAAAATTACTTAAAAAGATAAAGGTATCTTGATATGCTTGACAACAAGATGGCATCCTTAGATAAAATTATAAAATTTAATTTATTTCTTTGCATTTTTCTAATTCACAAATTTTTTTCTCAACGAggtagaatatataatcgattccCTTTCGATGCGACTGAAGTCGATCTAGATACTTTCGATTTGATATGGATGGACGAATAAACTAGTGCATAGAAAAATAATATTTCTAAGGCAATCAATTATTTTTAAATTAATCAACAAGTAGGAAATCAAGTTGCCAGACATACGTTAGAGCATACTTTCACGTACGCATACAACGCAGAACAGATTGGATTGCCACAGGCTCATATCGAGCCTTGGATTTCTTTGTATTGCTTGTCAACTTACACTAGTACAAATTTAGCTATTACTCTCTCTATGCGTCAATGTAAGATGTTTTAAGTGTTTTCAAAGTAAATTAAGTATAAATCAAAGTGAGTGAACATACACAAAAAAATAATTAGATACAAGCTAAAGTGGATGAACCACACAAAATATTTTAACATCTTACATTTTCAAATGGAGGAAGTACATGGCAATATATACCAGGCCTGCTACTAGCCGAGTCGACCAACAACTCATGGACTACACGGACTAAGACATACGTATCCTGGTCGTACTCCACGAAACGAGGTACTCAACTTCGTACCATGTCAGGTCGTGATTATTCCTAACAATAACAATACCCCCCCTAAGCACGACGTGTGCTTCACTTTGACATGGGTCTCAAATACGTTAGTTACTTCATGTAGGTGTTAACCTCGACATTGCTTTTGCCGCTCCTCGTAGCACCCATATGTCACCGAATTAACCTTCGCCAGCTTCTCCATGGCTTGACGTCGACCATCTTCCTTGTCCGCGTCTTCAGTCTTCCCTAGTTCCTCGATGAACAAACATTGATTGTCGTGCTTCATCTTTATTGGATTATTTACCATCCAAAGTTGTTTCTCCGGATAGTAGTTCAACACGTGTCGCATGCGTGCTCGCGTCGGTCGGTCGTAGTCGTCTCGCCTCCAGTGCCATCGGAGATAGCACGACGTACTCTTGTGCACCCGGCATCGTGCTTGTTTCTTCACTTCCAGATCCTTTAGGTGTTGTCAAAGTAGGCGCACCAGCGGAAGCTAACACTTTTCTCGGGGACCCGacgtgaagaccatgcatgaaccTTTTGTGCCCAATCTGCACATGCTTGATCTTCTTACCCATCAAGGTCATGACCTTCTGGCATGTTTTCTAGGATGGCCACCCCTAATCTCCTAGGAACTGCTTCTCCTAGGTCTTGGTTTGCTTCTGGCCTCGCAACGTGAATGCTGATATGCTTGTGCTTGCTGGACTCCCTTCCTCTAGCCCTCCTCCTGCTGGACCTCGCTGACGGCCAccaggtggtggtgcaactcctcCCGAGCTGCCTGCAGCTACGCCTTCCAGCCCACCCCGCATGCTGGGATTGGCTCCAGCCCAAGCTGGGTTCGTGGCAGGCCACCACCCGAGCCTCCTGGACATGTTCCTTGCGCCACACTTGAGGCCGTACGTGCTGGAGTAGGTCCATCATCACCTGACACGTCCACACATGTTCTGGACTGATCATTTGCATGCTGAATATCACTGATAATAGTAAAAAATCTCGTTCAATTTCGTGGAGTCCTAATCCATGATAAGTTTTCATCGAAAACTATGTCACGTCGCATGTGACAATCACCTTATTGGTCGAGGGATTGCACAAACGGTACGTTTTAGGACCTTCTTCATAATCAGTCATGATCATTAGAGTACTCTCGCCACTCGAATACCAATTGTTAGCACAACCCCTGCCGTTGAGTACTTTCCGACGACCCCGACAATGAGTTCCGGCGAGATGTCGCGCACGTAGACGTATACTTGGTAGCAGACGAAGCTCTGTTTTCTTGGGGAATAAAGGACAAACTAGCCCGAGCTGACACGTACACCATCACCGTATAGTAGTAGCAGTGGCCACAACGTGAGAAATGGCAGTAACCTAGCTAATTATTGCGTGTTTAGAGCCGGTGGACTTTCTTCAGCCGAGTGAAGTTTGGACAGAGATACAACCGGGACAACGTACAAAGTGGTCATTGGGAGTGGACTCGAGCAAGTGGTCAAGAAGCTGATGGGACACTCGCCGGAGGAGTGCTTAAAGCGTGCCACAAAGATTGGCGAGATCCGAAACAAACAGATTGACACTCTGGAGGTATTTCTCCAGCTGGGGTGAGAGTCTGCTAGCCTAGCACACATGCTCCACGGTAATATATAGATGTGCCTCGCCTGTACTGTACTACTATTACCTCGGCATGCCTTTCCTCTGCTTGTGCAAGTTTGAGTGTTTGTGAGAGTATCTTTAACAGAGCCCTTATTCTTCCGAACCGAAAAAACCCAGTTCAGTCTTCCGAAAAACAAAAAGCGAGCGATTTtagccactagtggaaaacaggccttttgatccgggtggttagggccttttgtcgcgggcggccagccgcgacaagcaaggcgcgataaaagggaggccttttatcccgggtcacttacgacccgcgacataaggtccaccacgtggcagccgcgccgGCGCGCAGGCacaggccttttgtcgcgggcggtattaccacccgcgacaaaaggcctctacgtggcgcgcgcacacacGCTTCGCTTAGGGTTCGAGGGTGCAGCGAC includes these proteins:
- the LOC124674118 gene encoding protein LURP-one-related 11-like, producing the protein MARVHSSPLVCSSSPAAVCRSEKRKVFTLWLKSLVLNGRGCTVYDSDGLIVYRVDNYDSRCRDNICLMDLRGNIVVNILKKKLAFGKWEGFKWSGRKQDQRAWFKVARPCFQRSRRPSSSPCEFESDAGRAMRYRIDDDGGCRAGKRACCRIVDAGTGLVVAEVKRKVTAGGVALGEDVLALVVEPDVDHSLIMGLVLVYGLMNHTM